The region AAGTCGAAGAAGTACTTGACCGCTGGTGGCACCGCATTCCCGGGCGCCAACACGCTCTGGAAGAAGTTGTCCACGAACTGCTGCAGCGTGCCCTGCGGGGCGGGACGGGGCTCAGCACGGCAGGGTGGTACAGGGCAGGAGGGCCGGGCCTGCCGCCCACATGGCCCCCGAGGCCCACCTTGACGGAGAGCAGGCGGGTCAGGTAGATCTCGGTAATGGCCTTGGTGCGCTCCTTCTCCTTCACGCTGCCGCGCTTGCACTTGCCCTCATCCACCTCATCCGCGGGCCTCACCAGGTGCCACACGCggttctcctcctccaggagggcgTGGCCTGTGGGGGGCGGGGCGCTGAAGGACGaccagagcccagggctggggtcCCAGCACCAGGTGGACCCTGGTTCAGGACCTCCAGGGGCCAGAAGGGGCCAGACAAGGGGGAAGGGACTCACGCTCCCCAGGCAGGTCCTGCTGACTGTCCTCAGGCTGCTGGGAGACCCCCACCTTGGACAGGATGAGAGTGGCTCCATCCCGGACCTGGGGAACAGGGACATGAGGGCCGGCCCCGCACCCCGCCCTCCTTGGGCTCTGCCTGCTGCCACACTCACGTTGTAGTGCATCAGTGTGTTGACACGCCTCCACCGGCCCTCCCGCTGAGAGGTCAGGTCCAGGTCTGACAGGATCTGGGCTGTGGATCCAGGACGCCACTCTGTGGGATGACACAACCCAGTTCCAGGGACccatcccagcccctgcccccacctcccactcatcacctgcccacctccccaccccggcCGACTGGGAGCACACAGCCCAGCTCCAGGGACCCCATCCCAGCCCACCCAGTCTAGCCTCCCTCTTGCCACCcgcccgcccccccgccccagccgACCAGGCTTCTCCGGGCACAAAGCCAAGCCTCCAGGGACAGGGCTCACCAAGGACCACACTGTCAGCCTTGGGCCAGCGGGAGCAAGGCTGCGTGCGATACACCTGGTCGATGATCTTCTCCTTGACCTGGGAGATGGTGTCACAGTTGAGGACCTTGACCGGCACCGCATCGACCCCTTCATCCTGGACGATCACGCTCACCATCTGCCGGGGGCACAGAACAGAGGAccagctggggaggggccctCGCCCTTGCTCACCCCAAATTGGAAGCAGGCTTGGGCCTCCTGCTGATGGCAACCTCtctggtggaggagaaggggcggaGCGTCCTGAGCCCCGACAGTACCCGGGCCTCACCTCTACCTGCGCTGTGGCTCAGGACAGACAGGAGGCTGAGGCTGCTCACATGCAGCTACGACACCAGACACAAGTAATCACAGGAGCACACGTCACGCACCGCCTCCCCATACACACATTTACCACCACACACCCGGTGCGCCGGGCCCCACACATGCCTGCAGCAGCCTGGGAACCCAGGAGGCAGCTGGCCTGGGGTTTTGGCCCTTAGAGCCCCTCTCCAGGGATCCAGGACCCAAGCCCCTCCCTGAGCAGGGGTGGGCCCAGCACAGGGGATGGGTGCTAATGTAAGTCCGTGAAGGAAGCAAGTGGCATCCAGTTTCTGGTTCTGAGGCTGGCCCAGAACCTGGCCCCAGGGGCTCACCAGGGGTGTGTACTCCACATCATCCCCCAGCAGCCCCGTGTCGTTGAGGGTGTACTTGGCTTTCTTCTGCACGGCGTCCACTGGCCCCTTCTCCACCTGATGCTTGATGGCCTTGAAGAGCTTGTACAGCGGCTCCCCTGCACTGTCCTGGAGCAAAGCAAGGTGGCTGAGCCAGGGGTGGGAAGCAGAGCCATCCGGATGGAGCTGGGCCCAGGGAGGTGGACACTGGAGGTTCCAGCACCACCTcgcacctcccccacccccggcagAGCCGGGTGGTACCCACCTTGAGATACTGGTACAGGCAGATAGACATCCAATTAGACAGCATTCTCTCCACCACTGTCTCAGACCTGGAGGTGCAGAAAAGCTTTATACAAGGGACCCGCTAGTGCCCCGAGGATCAGCTGGCTCTTCCAAGTACCCAGGCCAGGTACGGCAGCCCAGACTCCATCCACGTCCTGGGTCTCCATCTCCTGCAGTGACCAATCTCCCAGGTCCCTCAGGGAGTGCATTTCATCACCCACCCCACGCGACAGTGCTGACCACATGGAGGAGCAGAGACCACCTGCTAGCAACAACGCCTCCCTCTGCCCTACTCACTAGCCCTGGCTACACCTGCTGGCCAACCAGGTGCCTGGACGAGCCTGTGCGCCCCGCTGCACCCCCACTCCAGGCGGGCACCCAGCCTGCCCCACACACCTGCGCAGCATCAGCTTGGGGTTCTTGGCCACCACGTACTGCTCCATGAGCTCCAGGAAGAGCGTCCGCATGATGTCCGTGTAGTACTCCAGCTTCCCGTGCAACGCCACGGTCAGCAGCGACGCAAAGTAGACCTTAGCGCGGGCGGAGAACTCCCGCTGGTTCTCCAGGGTGTGGATAAACTAAAGGGCAGGCCGGTCAGAGCCCCGCCCCATAGGCCACGCCCACACTCAAAGGCCCCACCCCGCCTCTCCCCCACAGGGACCGCCTCCTCCCCGCCCACACTCAaaggaccccccccaccccgccccccacaggGACCGCCTCCTCCCCGCCCACAGTCAAAGGCCCTGCCCCCGGCCCCTGCTCACATTGATCAGGAAGCACTTGCTGTTGAGTAGGTTGGAGAACTGGTAGAGCGCCTGCTCCACCACCGGCCGCCGAGACTCGGGGATGTCTAGCTTGCCCGTGATCATCACGTCCTTGTCGCCGTCCTTGGAGGGCAGGAAGAAGACGCGGTCGGTGTAGGTCTTATAGTCCAACACGGGGATGCCTGCCTCGTGCACGTCGTTGGTCTGGTCTTCCATCTCAATCATCAGGTCTGCAAGGGGGTATGGGTAAGGCACGCGTGGCCGTAGCTGGCCACCCgcccccctctgccctcccccacccgaGACCCCCTCTCCCAGAACCTGGCCCCCGAGCCCTGCCCTCCCAGGACCCGCCCCTGAGCTCCCCCTCTCCCAGGACCCGCCCCAGAGCCCTACCCGTGAACTCTTTTTTGCAGCGGTCGCGCACACTCTCCTCCAGGCCCTCCAGCTGGGACTTGATCTTCTCGTACTCGCGCTCCGCTTGCTGGCTCTTCCTCCTGGGGGCACAGGGAAGCTCCTGGGACCCGGCCTAGGTGGTGCCGGCTGGTGGGTGTGGCCGAGGGGCGGAGGCCGGCTCACCAGTAGCAGTAGACAGACACGGCGATGACAGCCACCATGGGCCCGATGACCAGCGGCAGGATGAGGCTGAGAGGCACGTCGCTCGCACGCGTGTCATACTCCACTCGGCCCAGCACCCACTCCCGCGAGCCGAACTTCACCTGCGTGGGGACAGACTCAGCAAGGACTAGGGGGGCCGCAAAGACACCCCTGCGCGCCCTTCAGCCGCGCACCCCCACCGCGCCGCCCCACACGCACGATCCCGCGCGCCCCCCGGCCGAGCCGCCCCACACGCACGATGAATTCCGGCAGGTTGTGGGCCGTGTCTCGCTTCTGCCTCCGCTTGGGAGGTGGCTGCACCTCCGGGGGCTCGCAGTACAGATCCGTCTCCGTCAGCGTCTTCATGATGCAGCGCTCAGCACCCACGAAAGCTTCGGCCTCATGAATGGTCATGGCCTTGTTCAGATTGGTGCCCTGAGGTGGGCGGCGGCGTCACAGTGACCAGGAGGGCATCAGGGAGGCCCCGACCAGCTCAGGCCAGGCCTTGGGCTGCTCCCTGCCCGCACCGCTCAGAACCTGCCCCCCGGGGCTGCGCTGGTCCTCACCCGCGCGTGAATGAGCTTGTTGACCTGCTTCTTGACACCCCCGGTGAAGTTCTCGAAGGTGGGGTCAGCAACGTACTCAAAGGCACCAGCCTCCGTCCTGAGCAGGGCTTGGTGTCCATCCATCCGGATGAGTGCGGTGAGGTTGTAGGCCTCGGGCTCATCGGGGACAGCCGGGGACAGGAACACGACCTTGGAGTCATTGTAGAACACGTACTCCGTGCCCACGACCTAAGGGCCGAGGCAGGACCTTTAGGCCGCCTGGCACAGGTGGCATCTGGCCCTGGCTTGTACCAGCAGCGGGCACCAGGACTGACCGTCAGGGGCTGCAGTGGTCCGGTCTCCCGCCGCCGTCTCCAGGACTGCAAGGGCTCGGCTATGACCACCATGGCGAACCTCTGGATCAGGCTGAAGCCCTGTCCTGTGACGTTGATGCTCCGGCCACCACTGGAGGACGGGGAGGAGACAGTGCCAGAGTGGGCACACCGGGCAAGGCAAGTGCCCTGCAAGGCTATGTCCCTGGCCCCACCCACCATGACCTGGGATATACTTCAGCAAGGCAGAAGGTGTGCCCAGAGCACACGACTGAGCACTGCCACCCTGCACtgtgggagggcagggaggctgtCCACATGGGTGTCTAGGGTGAAGGGACCTGGGGGACAGTGGGGAGTTCTGGAGGCCTCCTCCCGTCACCCTGACCTGCATCTGCCAATCCTCACGAAGCTGGTGGGCACAGAGCGCCTGGGAAACAGCTGgaaggggtgggtgtgggggcacCTGCCACCGAGGGCCCCTTCTCACACCTGACAAAGCTCCGCAGTGGCTCAAAGGCCCGCAGTACTGGATTCTCACGGTAGGTGAAGGTGATGCCAGGGCTGGGCACTTCGGAGCCCCCGTAGTAAATCTTCAGGGCCAGCTCTCCCGGAACCGACTGGGGGCCAGTGACACATTGAAGCTGTGCCCCAAACTGTGTCCTGGAGGTGTGAGAGCCTGTCAGCGTCAGCCCTGCCCGGGGAACACCCCAGGCCCAGGCCAGTGGGTCCACTGCCCCCTCCAGGACGGACACAGGGTCATGGCCAGAGGGCCCTCACCCTGTCCCCAGGACCAGGGGAGACCAGTATTTGGCGACCTGTGGGTGACACCCACACGTTACAAGGGACGTCATTGAGGGTCACCCTCACGTCTTCCTCAGAGCCCGTGTCCAGGTGGGTGCCGTTGATGGTCAGCGTGGTGCCGCCCGCCTGCGGCCCCTGCCTGGGCTCCACACTGCGGGGCTGGGGCTGCTGGAAGAGGGGCAGCGCATCTGGCTCAGGGCTGGGCGGGGACGCAGCCCCTCCACCCAGTTCGGGCCTGCCCTGTGCCACAAGCACTGTCAGGAGGTGCCCAGACCTCACCCACACCTGTGCCGACCTGCCAGCTGCCTACCTGGTAGGTGAAGAGGACGCCAGGAGGCGAACGGCCGAGCTTCCCATTGACGTCCACCTCCACGCCGCCCGTGAAGGGCACCTCTGCAGCCTCCATGGTGCACACAATCCTGCGTGGGTGGCAGGTGGGTGGGCACACGCTGTGGGTGTGCAAGGCCTGGGCACCCACGCACACCTGGACCGTGTCTTCCCTCTCCACGCCCCCCAGTCCCCAGGCCCCCCAGGACAGGGCTCAGTCCAGCCCTGGGAGTCCAGGTCATGGGCTGCCCACTCACCGGGTGGACACAGAGTACCGTTCTGGCTCAAAGGCACAGTTCTGGCCAGCCACGGTGACCCTCTTCACATCGTCCGCTCTGACCCCCAGGTTTGACCCAAGGATGGTGACGCGGATGCCTCCGCCCAATGGGCCGGTCTCAGGCTGGATCTGAAATTGGCAGAGCCAGGCTGACGTGGGGGTCCCGGGCAGGCGGGACCAGAGCTCTCCTGCAGGTGAGGGGGGCAGGGGGCTCACCCTGGTGACGACGGGCGGCGGGCACTCGGAGGTGGCATTGCCGCACAGCGCCTCGTACACACAGCGGCTCTGCCCGCTGCACCACACGCAGCGGTAGGCGGGCTCAGCGGCCAGGCACAGGCTGCAGTCGCTGCGGCCGAAGGAGCAGTTGTAGAGAGTCACTGCAGAGAGAGAAGCCGGCTGTCGGCAAGGCCGTCCTGCTCcccgcgcccgcccgcccgcgcgcCCACCCGCCCACCTTGGAGCCGGCTGTCAACATTCTTGCCGGAGGACTTGACGTACAGGTGCAGGGGCAGCGTCTCGTCGGCGTCGTGCATCAGCTAGGGGCACACGGGAACACACTGCACCCCCTGCTCCCACGAGGTCCCCGACGGCCATGACCACGTGTCCCCGCACGGCGGAGGGTGATTCCCATTCCAGGGAGCCGGGGGGGGGCACGGGGACACCCCGAGGCTGTGCCTGCCTGCCGCCTGCTTCCTCAGCAGGGTGGTGTGGTGGGCCTGGACCCCCGACCCCTCAAGGTTGGTGGTGCTCAGTCGcacaatcgtgtctgactctgcgaccccatggtctgcagcaggccagacctccctgtcctccgccatctcccagagcccgCTCAGACCCGTGTCTACTGAGCTGAGCTGCCTCCGCGGGGCTGGCCCTCGGGGTCCACCAACCCGGCCCACCCACCCCGGGAGGCATACCTTTGGGGTCCGAAAAGAGAAGGTTCCTGGCTCCTGGGTGCTGACTGACGCCTCAAACTTGAGCAGGTCACTGCCCACAAGCAGTGGAGAGCCCTGCCAGACAGGCCAGTCAGGACACCCCAGCcaggccaccccaccccaccccaggccccagagcccaCCGTCCCACACAGCTCCCGGGCCGCCAGGCTGCCCCCGACCAAGGGACACTCAGCCACACCACGGTGTGGGCCCACAGCCTGCTCCCTCCTGAGCAGCACTCGCTGCCCGCCTCCTAAACCCTAAATCTGCACAGCCTGTCCAAATGCCCTCCCATCCTCCCAGGCCCTTCCCTCACATGCTGGGCCCTGAGCACAGAAGCCCAGGGCTCCAGGGTCTGCAGGGGGCGGGCCCAGAGTAAgccctgcccccaagccctggCCCTCAGGACCCCCACCTGCACTGTGTCCAGGTTCTTGCCCTGGAAGGTCACGTCCGTCTCGTGGTTCACGGGGATGACCAGCGGGCTGGGGTTCAGGAACTGGGGGCAGTCGTCCTCCTGGGCAGGGGGAGCAGTCAGGGTCTGCCCCACCACGGCTGAGCAGCCGGGCCCCCCCACGGCCCCAGGCCCCTCACCATGTGGGCGCCGACGACGCCGTCCTCAGGGCTGGGTGAGGCCTGCTGACACGCGTGCTCGCGCAGCGCCCACTGGCAGGTCCAGCGATtgctggtgcaggagatgcaCCTGGAAGAGGGGGCGGTGAGGGCCGTGGGGTCGCAAGCAGGGGCCGGGGGCAGGCGGGGGA is a window of Odocoileus virginianus isolate 20LAN1187 ecotype Illinois chromosome 23, Ovbor_1.2, whole genome shotgun sequence DNA encoding:
- the PLXNB2 gene encoding plexin-B2 isoform X2; translated protein: MALQLWALTLLGLAGTSVSLRPRKLDFFRSETELNHLVVDEASGMVYVGAVNMLYQLSADLQLEQRAATGPALDNKKCTPPIEVSQCHEAVLTDNVNQLLLLDPPRSRLVECGSLFKGICALRALGNISTRLFYEDGSGEKSFVASNDESVATVGLVSAAGPGNECLLFVGKGNGPHDNGVIVSTRLLDRTEGREAFEAYTDHATYKAGYMSSNTQQFVAAFEDGPYVFFVFNQQDKHPARNRTLLARMCKQDPFYYSYLEVDLSCRDPGDAQAPPFGTCLAASVDRPGSNRVLYAVFSRDGRGSGGPRTGLCLFPLDEVHRKMEANRDACYTGAREVARDIFYKPFHGDIQCGGHVSGASESFLCGSEHLPYPLGSRNGLSAKAVLHRGGLNLTAVTVTTENGHTIAFLGTSDGRVLKVYFAPDGSSTEYGAVLVEINKRIKRDLVLAADRASLYAMTQDKVFRLLVQECASFSSCSHCHGSQDPYCGWCVVEGRCTRKAECPRADESGHWLWSRNESCVAVTGAHPQNMSRQTQGEVQLTVSPLPALSDDDTLLCLFGGSPPHPARLQEGTVVCNSPSRSSLPRTPPGQDHVAVTVKLLFKRGNVFLTSHRYPFYDCQEAMSLKENLPCISCTSNRWTCQWALREHACQQASPSPEDGVVGAHMEDDCPQFLNPSPLVIPVNHETDVTFQGKNLDTVQGSPLLVGSDLLKFEASVSTQEPGTFSFRTPKLMHDADETLPLHLYVKSSGKNVDSRLQVTLYNCSFGRSDCSLCLAAEPAYRCVWCSGQSRCVYEALCGNATSECPPPVVTRIQPETGPLGGGIRVTILGSNLGVRADDVKRVTVAGQNCAFEPERYSVSTRIVCTMEAAEVPFTGGVEVDVNGKLGRSPPGVLFTYQQPQPRSVEPRQGPQAGGTTLTINGTHLDTGSEEDVRVTLNDVPCNVTQFGAQLQCVTGPQSVPGELALKIYYGGSEVPSPGITFTYRENPVLRAFEPLRSFVSGGRSINVTGQGFSLIQRFAMVVIAEPLQSWRRRRETGPLQPLTVVGTEYVFYNDSKVVFLSPAVPDEPEAYNLTALIRMDGHQALLRTEAGAFEYVADPTFENFTGGVKKQVNKLIHARGTNLNKAMTIHEAEAFVGAERCIMKTLTETDLYCEPPEVQPPPKRRQKRDTAHNLPEFIVKFGSREWVLGRVEYDTRASDVPLSLILPLVIGPMVAVIAVSVYCYWRKSQQAEREYEKIKSQLEGLEESVRDRCKKEFTDLMIEMEDQTNDVHEAGIPVLDYKTYTDRVFFLPSKDGDKDVMITGKLDIPESRRPVVEQALYQFSNLLNSKCFLINFIHTLENQREFSARAKVYFASLLTVALHGKLEYYTDIMRTLFLELMEQYVVAKNPKLMLRRSETVVERMLSNWMSICLYQYLKDSAGEPLYKLFKAIKHQVEKGPVDAVQKKAKYTLNDTGLLGDDVEYTPLMVSVIVQDEGVDAVPVKVLNCDTISQVKEKIIDQVYRTQPCSRWPKADSVVLEWRPGSTAQILSDLDLTSQREGRWRRVNTLMHYNVRDGATLILSKVGVSQQPEDSQQDLPGERHALLEEENRVWHLVRPADEVDEGKCKRGSVKEKERTKAITEIYLTRLLSVKGTLQQFVDNFFQSVLAPGNAVPPAVKYFFDFLDEQAEKHDIKDEDTIHIWKTNSLPLRFWVNILKNPHFIFDVHVHEVVDASLSVIAQTFMDACTRTEHKLSRDSPSNKLLYAKEISTYKKMVEDYYKGIRQMVQVSDQDMNTHLAEISRAHTDSLNTLVALHQLYQYTQKYYDEIINALEEDPAAQKMQLAFRLQQIAAALENKVTDL
- the PLXNB2 gene encoding plexin-B2 isoform X1, producing MALQLWALTLLGLAGTSVSLRPRKLDFFRSETELNHLVVDEASGMVYVGAVNMLYQLSADLQLEQRAATGPALDNKKCTPPIEVSQCHEAVLTDNVNQLLLLDPPRSRLVECGSLFKGICALRALGNISTRLFYEDGSGEKSFVASNDESVATVGLVSAAGPGNECLLFVGKGNGPHDNGVIVSTRLLDRTEGREAFEAYTDHATYKAGYMSSNTQQFVAAFEDGPYVFFVFNQQDKHPARNRTLLARMCKQDPFYYSYLEVDLSCRDPGDAQAPPFGTCLAASVDRPGSNRVLYAVFSRDGRGSGGPRTGLCLFPLDEVHRKMEANRDACYTGAREVARDIFYKPFHGDIQCGGHVSGASESFLCGSEHLPYPLGSRNGLSAKAVLHRGGLNLTAVTVTTENGHTIAFLGTSDGRVLKVYFAPDGSSTEYGAVLVEINKRIKRDLVLAADRASLYAMTQDKVFRLLVQECASFSSCSHCHGSQDPYCGWCVVEGRCTRKAECPRADESGHWLWSRNESCVAVTGAHPQNMSRQTQGEVQLTVSPLPALSDDDTLLCLFGGSPPHPARLQEGTVVCNSPSRSSLPRTPPGQDHVAVTVKLLFKRGNVFLTSHRYPFYDCQEAMSLKENLPCISCTSNRWTCQWALREHACQQASPSPEDGVVGAHMEDDCPQFLNPSPLVIPVNHETDVTFQGKNLDTVQGSPLLVGSDLLKFEASVSTQEPGTFSFRTPKLMHDADETLPLHLYVKSSGKNVDSRLQVTLYNCSFGRSDCSLCLAAEPAYRCVWCSGQSRCVYEALCGNATSECPPPVVTRIQPETGPLGGGIRVTILGSNLGVRADDVKRVTVAGQNCAFEPERYSVSTRIVCTMEAAEVPFTGGVEVDVNGKLGRSPPGVLFTYQPQPRSVEPRQGPQAGGTTLTINGTHLDTGSEEDVRVTLNDVPCNVTQFGAQLQCVTGPQSVPGELALKIYYGGSEVPSPGITFTYRENPVLRAFEPLRSFVSGGRSINVTGQGFSLIQRFAMVVIAEPLQSWRRRRETGPLQPLTVVGTEYVFYNDSKVVFLSPAVPDEPEAYNLTALIRMDGHQALLRTEAGAFEYVADPTFENFTGGVKKQVNKLIHARGTNLNKAMTIHEAEAFVGAERCIMKTLTETDLYCEPPEVQPPPKRRQKRDTAHNLPEFIVKFGSREWVLGRVEYDTRASDVPLSLILPLVIGPMVAVIAVSVYCYWRKSQQAEREYEKIKSQLEGLEESVRDRCKKEFTDLMIEMEDQTNDVHEAGIPVLDYKTYTDRVFFLPSKDGDKDVMITGKLDIPESRRPVVEQALYQFSNLLNSKCFLINFIHTLENQREFSARAKVYFASLLTVALHGKLEYYTDIMRTLFLELMEQYVVAKNPKLMLRRSETVVERMLSNWMSICLYQYLKDSAGEPLYKLFKAIKHQVEKGPVDAVQKKAKYTLNDTGLLGDDVEYTPLMVSVIVQDEGVDAVPVKVLNCDTISQVKEKIIDQVYRTQPCSRWPKADSVVLEWRPGSTAQILSDLDLTSQREGRWRRVNTLMHYNVRDGATLILSKVGVSQQPEDSQQDLPGERHALLEEENRVWHLVRPADEVDEGKCKRGSVKEKERTKAITEIYLTRLLSVKGTLQQFVDNFFQSVLAPGNAVPPAVKYFFDFLDEQAEKHDIKDEDTIHIWKTNSLPLRFWVNILKNPHFIFDVHVHEVVDASLSVIAQTFMDACTRTEHKLSRDSPSNKLLYAKEISTYKKMVEDYYKGIRQMVQVSDQDMNTHLAEISRAHTDSLNTLVALHQLYQYTQKYYDEIINALEEDPAAQKMQLAFRLQQIAAALENKVTDL